In Oreochromis niloticus isolate F11D_XX linkage group LG5, O_niloticus_UMD_NMBU, whole genome shotgun sequence, a single window of DNA contains:
- the LOC100701165 gene encoding myosin heavy chain, fast skeletal muscle, with protein sequence MSGDAEMECFGKAAIFLRKPERERIEAQNTPFDAKTAYFVTEPHEMYLKGKLIKREGGKATVETLCGKTITVKEDEVFPMNPPKFDKIEDMAMMTHLSEPTVLYNLKERYAAWMIYTYSGLFCVTVNPYKWLPVYDSMVVAGYRGKKRVEAPPHIFSISDNAYQFMLQDRENQSILITGESGAGKTVNTKRVIQYFATIAVAGGKKTEPVPGKMQGSLEDQIIAANPLLEAYGNAKTVRNDNSSRFGKFIRIHFGTTGKLASADIETYLLEKSRVTFQLSAERSYHIFYQLTTGHKPELIEALLITTNPYDYPMISQGEITVKSINDVEEFIATDTAIDILGFSAEEKMSMYKLTGAVMQHGNMKFKQKQREEQAEPDGTEVADKIAYLMGLNSSDLLKALCYPRVKVGNEFVTKGQTVPQVNNAVSALCKSVYEKMFLWMVVRINEMLDTKQSRQFFIGVLDIAGFEIFDFNSLEQLCINFTNEKLQQFFNHHMFVLEQEEYKKEGIEWEFIDFGMDLAACIELIEKPMGIFSILEEECIVPKATDMTFKSKLYDQHVGKSAPFQKPKPAKGKAEAHFSLVHYAGTVDYNVNGWLEKNKDPLNDSVVQLYQKSSTKLLAFLYASHAATEAEGGGGKKGGKKKGGSFQTVSALFRENLGKLMTNLRSTHPHFVRCLIPNESKTPGLMENFLVIHQLRCNGVLEGIRICRKGFPSRILYGDFKQRYKVLNASVIPEGQFIDNKKASEKLLGSINVDHSQYKFGHTKVFFKAGLLGTLEEMRDEKLAELVTMTQALCRGFLMRREFVKMMERRDAIFSIQYNIRSFMNVKTWPWMKLYFKIKPLLKSAETEKEMAAMKETFEKTKEDLAKALAKKKELEEKMVSLLQEKNDLLLQVQSEGENLADAEERCEGLIKAKIQLEAKLKETAERLEDEEEMNAELTAKKRKLEDECSELKKDIDDLELTLAKVEKEKHATENKVKNLTEELAAQDESIAKLTKEKKALQEAHQQTLDDLQAEEDKVNSLTKAKTKLEQQVDDLEGSLEQEKKLRMDLERAKRKLEGDLKLAQETIMDLENDKQQSDEKIKKKDFEISQLLSKIEDEQSLGLQLQKKIKELQARIEELEEEIEAERAARAKVEKQRSDLSRELEEISERLEEAGGATAAQIEMNKKREAEFQKLRRDLEEATLQHEATAAALRKKQADSVAELGEQIDNLQRVKQKLEKEKSEYKMEIDDLASNMEGIAKAKANLEKMCRTLEDQLNELKSKNDENVRQLNDIGAQKARLQTENGEYSRQIEEKEALVSQLTRGKLAYTQQIEELKRHIEEEVKAKNALAHAVQSARHDCDLLREQYEEEQEAKAELQRAMSKANSEVAQWRTKYETDAIQRTEELEEAKKKLAQRLQDAEESIEAVNAKCASLEKTKQRLQGEVEDLMIDVERANALAANLDKKQRNFDKVLAEWKQKYEESQAELEGAQKEARSLSTELFKMKNSYEEALDHLETLKRENKNLQQEISDLSEQLGETGKTIHELEKGKKTVESEKSEIQTALEEAEATLEHEESKILRIQLELTQVKSEVDRKIAEKDEEIEQIKRNSQRVIESMQSTLDAEVRSRNDALRIKKKMEGDLNEMEIQLSHANRQAAEAQKQLRNVQGQLKDAQLHLDEAIRSQEDMKEQVAMVERRNNLMQAEIEELRAALEQTERGRKIAEQELVDASERVGLLHSQNTSLINTKKKLEGDFIQIQGEVEDAVQEARNAEEKAKKAITDAAMMAEELKKEQDTSAHLERMKKNLEVTVKDLQHRLDEAENLAMKGGKKQLQKLEARVRELESEVESEQRRGAEAVKGVRKYERRVKELTYQTEEDKKNIARLQDLVDKLQLKVKAYKRQAEEAEEQANTHISRLRKVQHELEEAQERADIAESQVNKLRAKSREIGKGKEAEE encoded by the exons ATGAGTGGGGACGCAGAGATGGAATGTTTTGGCAAGGCGGCCATTTTCCTCCGCAAGCCAGAAAGAGAGCGCATTGAAGCCCAGAACACTCCATTTGATGCTAAAACAGCATACTTTGTGACCGAGCCCCATGAAATGTACCTCAAGGGGAAACTTATTAAGAGAGAGGGCGGCAAAGCCACCGTGGAGACTCTGTGCGGGAAG ACTATCACTGTGAAAGAAGATGAAGTCTTCCCCATGAACCCTCCAAAGTTCGATAAGATTGAGGACATGGCCATGATGACCCACCTCAGTGAGCCTACTGTGCTGTATAACCTCAAAGAGCGCTATGCAGCATGGATGATCTAC ACCTACTCTGGGCTGTTCTGCGTCACTGTGAACCCCTACAAGTGGCTCCCAGTGTATGATTCAATGGTTGTGGCAGGATACAGGGGCAAGAAGAGAGTTGAGGCTCCACCCCACATCTTCTCCATCTCTGATAACGCCTATCAGTTCATGCTCCAAG ACCGTGAGAATCAGTCCATCCTTATCAC TGGAGAATCTGGTGCAGGAAAGACTGTCAACACTAAGCGTGTCATCCAGTACTTTGCGACAATCGCAGTGGCTGGAGGAAAGAAAACCGAGCCAGTCCCTGGAAAAATGCAG GGGTCCCTTGAGGATCAAATCATTGCAGCTAATCCACTGCTGGAGGCTTATGGTAATGCCAAAACAGTGAGGAATGACAACTCATCCCGTTTT GGTAAATTCATCAGAATCCATTTTGGCACAACTGGGAAATTGGCCTCAGCAGACATTGAAACAT ATCTGCTGGAGAAGTCTCGCGTGACGTTCCAGCTCTCTGCGGAGAGGAGCTACCATATCTTCTATCAGCTCACAACAGGCCACAAACCCGAGCTCATCG aGGCTCTCCTGATCACCACAAACCCATACGACTATCCCATGATCAGTCAGGGTGAAATCACTGTCAAGAGTATCAATGACGTTGAAGAATTCATTGCTACTGAT ACTGCCATTGACATCCTGGGCTTCAGTGCAGAGGAGAAAATGAGCATGTATAAACTGACCGGAGCTGTGATGCAACACGGAAACATGAAGTTCAAGCAGAAGCAGCGAGAAGAGCAGGCTGAGCCAGATGGCACTGAGG TCGCGGATAAAATCGCCTACCTTATGGGCCTGAACTCATCTGACTTGCTTAAGGCACTGTGCTACCCAAGAGTCAAAGTTGGAAACGAGTTTGTGACTAAGGGTCAGACTGTCCCGCAG GTCAACAACGCCGTCTCGGCGCTCTGCAAGTCCGTGTATGAGAAAATGTTCTTGTGGATGGTCGTCAGAATCAACGAGATGTTGGACACAAAGCAGTCGCGACAGTTCTTCATCGGTGTGCTCGACATCGCTGGATTCGAAATCTTTGAT ttcAACAGCCTGGAACAGCTGTGCATCAACTTCACCAATGAAAAACTGCAACAGTTTTTCAACCATCACATGTTTGTCCTGGAGCAAGAAGAGTACAAGAAAGAGGGCATTGAATGGGAGTTCATTGACTTTGGCATGGACTTGGCTGCCTGCATTGAGCTTATTGAGAAG CCAATGGGCATCTTCTCCATCCTTGAAGAGGAGTGCATTGTCCCCAAGGCAACAGACATGACCTTCAAGAGCAAACTCTATGACCAGCATGTTGGCAAAAGTGCCCCCTTCCAGAAACCAAAGCCTGCCAAAGGCAAAGCTGAGGCCCACTTCTCCCTGGTGCACTATGCTGGTACTGTTGACTACAATGTTAATGGCTGGCTGGAGAAGAACAAAGACCCTCTGAATGACTCTGTGGTACAGCTCTACCAGAAGTCATCAACAAAGCTGTTGGCTTTCCTATATGCGTCTCATGCCGCTACAGAAG CTGAGGGCGGTGGTGGCAAGAAAGGTGGCAAAAAGAAGGGTGGCTCCTTCCAGACGGTGTCCGCATTGTTCAGG GAGAATCTGGGCAAGCTGATGACCAACCTGAGGAGCACTCATCCTCACTTTGTGCGCTGCTTGATTCCCAATGAGTCAAAGACGCCAG GCCTCATGGAGAACTTCCTGGTCATCCACCAGCTGAGGTGTAACGGTGTGCTGGAGGGTATCAGGATCTGCAGGAAAGGTTTCCCCAGCAGAATCCTCTATGGTGACTTCAAGCAGAG ATACAAGGTATTGAATGCTAGCGTCATCCCTGAGGGACAGTTCATTGACAACAAGAAGGCCTCAGAGAAACTTCTGGGATCCATCAATGTGGACCACTCTCAGTACAAGTTTGGTCACACCAAG GTGTTCTTCAAAGCCGGTCTGCTGGGAACTCTGGAGGAGATGAGAGACGAGAAGCTGGCTGAGCTGGTCACAATGACTCAGGCTCTCTGCAGAGGTTTCCTCATGAGGCGCGAGTTTGTCAAGATGATGGAGAGGAG AGATGCTATCTTCTCCATCCAGTACAACATCCGTTCATTCATGAATGTCAAAACCTGGCCGTGGATGAAGCTGTACTTCAAGATTAAGCCTCTGCTGAAGAgtgcagagacagagaaagagatggCCGCAATGAAAGAGACCTTTGAAAAGACCAAAGAGGATCTGGCAAAGGCTCTGGCTAAGAAGAAAGAACTGGAGGAAAAGATGGTTTCTCTGCTGCAGGAGAAGAATGACTTACTGTTACAAGTGCAGTCT GAAGGTGAGAACCTTGCTGATGCAGAGGAAAGGTGTGAGGGGCTCATTAAAGCAAAAATCCAGCTCGAGGCCAAACTCAAAGAGACAGCTGAGAGactggaggatgaggaggaaatGAACGCTGAGCTGACTGCAAAGAAGAGGAAGCTGGAGGACGAGTGctctgagctgaagaaggaTATTGACGACTTGGAGCTGACCCTGGCCAAAGTGGAAAAGGAGAAACATGCCACTGAGAACAAG GTCAAAAACCTCACAGAGGAACTGGCTGCTCAAGATGAGTCCATTGCCAAGCTgaccaaagaaaagaaagcccTCCAAGAGGCCCATCAGCAGACCCTCGATGACCTGCAGGCAGAGGAAGACAAAGTTAACAGTCTGACGAAGGCCAAGACCAAGCTGGAGCAGCAAGTGGACGAT CTTGAAGGTTCCCTGGAGCAAGAAAAGAAGCTTCGCATGGACCTTGAGCGGGCTAAAAGAAAGCTTGAAGGTGATCTTAAACTGGCCCAAGAAACCATCATGGATCTGGAGAACGATAAGCAGCAATCTGATGAGAaaataaagaa gAAAGACTTTGAGATTAGCCAGCTCCTGAGTAAGATCGAGGATGAGCAATCTCTGGGACTGCAGCTACAGAAGAAGATAAAGGAACTTCAG gcTCGTATTGAGGAGCTTGAGGAGGAGATTGAGGCTGAACGCGCTGCTCGTGCCAAGGTGGAGAAGCAGAGGTCTGATCTCTCCAGGGAGCTGGAGGAGATCAGTGAGCGGCTCGAGGAAGCTGGCGGGGCAACTGCAGCTCAGATTGAGATGAACAAGAAGCGCGAGGCCGAGTTTCAGAAGCTGCGGCGTGATCTCGAAGAGGCCACCCTGCAGCACGAAGCCACCGCCGCAGCTCTCCGCAAGAAGCAGGCTGACAGCGTGGCCGAGCTAGGAGAGCAGATTGATAACCTGCAGAGAGTCAAACAGAAGctggagaaagagaaaagcGAGTACAAGATGGAGATTGATGACCTTGCAAGCAACATGGAGGGTATTGCCAAAGCCAAG GCAAACCTTGAGAAGATGTGCAGGACATTGGAAGATCAGCTAAATGAGCTCAAGTCAAAGAACGATGAAAATGTTCGTCAGCTGAATGATATCGGTGCACAAAAAGCACGACTTCAGACTGAAAATG GTGAATATTCACGCCAGATCGAGGAGAAAGAAGCTCTTGTGTCTCAGCTGACCAGAGGCAAACTGGCCTACACTCAGCAAATTGAGGAGCTTAAGAGGCACATAGAGGAGGAAGTCAAG GCCAAGAACGCCCTGGCTCATGCTGTCCAGTCAGCTCGTCACGACTGCGACCTCCTCAGAGAACAGtatgaggaggagcaggaggccaAAGCTGAGCTGCAGCGTGCAATGTCCAAGGCAAACAGCGAGGTGGCTCAGTGGAGGACCAAATATGAAACTGATGCTATTCAGCGCActgaggagctggaggaggcaAA GAAAAAGCTCGCCCAGCGTCTCCAGGATGCTGAGGAGTCCATCGAAGCTGTGAATGCAAAATGTGCCTCTCTGGAAAAGACCAAACAGAGACTGCAGGGTGAAGTGGAGGACCTGATGATCGATGTGGAGAGAGCTAATGCTCTGGCTGCTAACCTTGACAAGAAGCAGAGAAACTTTGACAAG GTTCTTGCAGAGTGGAAACAGAAGTATGAGGAAAGCCAGGCAGAGCTGGAGGGAGCTCAGAAGGAGGCTCGCTCTCTCAGCACTGAGCTGTTCAAGATGAAAAACTCCTACGAGGAAGCTCTAGATCACCTGGAGACCCTGAAGAGGGAGAACAAGAACCTGCAAC AGGAGATATCGGACCTGAGTGAACAACTTGGCGAGACCGGTAAAACCATCCATGAGCTTGAGAAGGGAAAGAAGACAGTGGAAAGTGAGAAGTCAGAAATCCAGACAGCTTTGGAAGAGGCTGAG GCTACTCTGGAGCACGAGGAATCCAAGATCCTCCGCATTCAGCTTGAGCTGACCCAAGTCAAGAGCGAAGTTGACAGGAAGATTGCAGAGAAGGACGAGGAGATTGAACAGATCAAGAGGAACAGCCAGAGAGTGATTGAGTCCATGCAAAGCACTCTGGATGCTGAGGTCAGGAGCAGGAATGACGCCCTGAGAATCAAGAAGAAGATGGAGGGAGACCTGAATGAGATGGAGATTCAGCTGAGTCATGCCAACCGCCAGGCAGCTGAAGCCCAGAAACAGCTGAGGAATGTGCAGGGACAGCTGAAG GATGCCCAGCTCCATCTTGATGAAGCCATTAGAAGCCAGGAAGACATGAAGGAGCAGGTTGCAATGGTGGAGCGCAGAAACAACCTGATGCAGGCTGAGATCGAGGAGCTGAGAGCTGCACTGGAGCAAACAGAGAGAGGCCGCAAGATTGCTGAACAGGAGCTGGTTGATGCCAGCGAGCGCGTGGGACTGCTGCACTCTCAG aaCACCAGCCTTATCAACACCAAGAAGAAGCTGGAGGGTGATTTCATTCAGATCCAAGGTGAAGTGGAAGATGCTGTCCAGGAGGCCAGAAATGCTGAAGAAAAGGCCAAGAAGGCCATCACTGAT GCTGCCATGATGGCAgaagagctgaagaaggagcAGGACACCAGTGCTCATTTGGAGAGGATGAAGAAGAACCTGGAGGTGACAGTGAAGGACCTGCAGCACCGCCTTGATGAAGCTGAGAACCTGGCCATGAAAGGCGGCAAGAAGCAGCTCCAGAAACTGGAGGCTAGG GTGCGTGAGCTTGAATCTGAAGTTGAATCTGAGCAAAGACGAGGAGCTGAAGCTGTCAAAGGTGTTCGCAAGTATGAGAGAAGAGTGAAAGAGCTTACCTATCAG ACGGAGGAGGACAAGAAGAATATTGCCAGACTTCAAGATCTGGTGGATAAGCTGCAGCTGAAAGTGAAGGCCTACAAGAGACAGGCTGAGGAGGCC GAGGAGCAAGCCAATACTCACATTTCAAGGCTGAGGAAGGTTCAGCACGAGCTGGAGGAAGCTCAGGAGCGCGCTGACATCGCTGAGTCCCAGGTCAACAAGCTGAGGGCTAAGAGTCGTGAAATTGGAAAA gGAAAGGAAGCTGAAGAATAA